In Agrococcus jenensis, the genomic window TTCGACGGGGCAGACTACGAGATCGACCTCACGAACTCCCACATCGAGGAGTTCTCGAACGCGCTCGAGGACTACGTGCGCGCATCGCGCCGCGTCTCCGGACGACGCAAGACCAACGCTCCCGCTGGCCGCAGCGGTGGCAGCGGCAGCAGTGGCGAGACCGCGGCGATCCGCGAGTGGGCGGAGTCGCAGGGGCTCAAGGTCGCGACGCGGGGCCGCATCCCGGCCGACATCGTCGACCGGTACAACAACCGCTGATCCGACGCAGACGGAAGAGCGCCGCCCCGAGGGGCGGCGCTCTCTTTCGTCGTCGGGGCTCACCGCGCGAGGAGCTCGTCGATCCGTCGCGCGATCAATGCCAGGCCTTCCTCATTCGGGTGGAGATCGTCGGAGGCGATGAGATCGGGCCGGTCCAGGAAGAGGTCGCCGAGATCGAGGTATTCGGCCCCGGCATTCTCGGCGGCCGCTGCCACGCGCTCGCGCAGCGCGAGCAATGCGTCGGGCGTGGGGGAATCGTCCCATAGCGGCGACGTGACGATGAGCCGGACGTCCGGCAGCTGACGCCGCACCTCGGCGTAGAAGGCGGTCACCGCCGCCTCGACGTGCGCGCGCTGGAGGTCGTTGCGGCCGCCGGAGACGACCAGGATGTCGGGATCGGCGTCGACCGCCCTCGGCAGCACGCCGATGTACGACTGGCATCCGCTCGATGCGCAAGCGCCGTCGGCACGGCCGGTGGAGTAGCCGGTGCCGGCGATCGCCAGGTTCTGCACGCGCCAGCCCCGCAGCTCGCCGAGCATCGCCGGGAAGCCCGCTCCGCTGATCGGCGTGGCGGTGCCGACGGTGTACGAGTCGCCGATGAAGACGGCGAGCGGGGCGTCGTCGGGGGCGGAGGTCGAGGCGGTCCGGGCGGCGGTCGCGGTCGGGGTCCCCGACGGGTCGGGGGCCGCGGATCGGGGCAAGAGCAGCAGCGCGGCGATCGCTGCCAGGGCGACCGCGGCGAGGATGGCCGCGATGGCCTTCGCTCGGCGGGACATCGTGGTCTCGATACGCGGCCGGCTTCGCCGGCTGCTACTCGACCAGCGGGGGCGGGGAGGGCGGGGCGGTGACGAGCGCGCGGACCGCCTCGAGGGGGACCGCCACCCAGCTCGGGCGGTTCCGCACCTCGTAGACGACCTCGTAGAGCGCCTTGTCGAGCAGCAGCGCGGTGAAGACGGGGTCGGACTCGTCGACCGGTCCGGCCGCCTCCGCGTAGCCGGCCAGGAACTCCGCGCGACGCTGCCACACCCAGTCGCCGGCAGCCGCGCCGTCGGCGTCGGGCAGCTCCTGCAGCGCGGAGCCTGCGGCGTAGTCGAACGAGCGCAGCATGCCGACGACGTCGCGCAGCCGCGGCTCGCGCACCATCCGCTCGTGCATCGGCCGCAGGGGCTCGCCCTCGAAGTCGAGCAGCACCCAGCCGCCGTTCGCGCCGCGCAGCACCTGGCCCAGGTGGAGGTCGCCGTGGATCTGCTGCAGCTCACCGAGCCGCCGGACCTCGCGCAGCCGGTCGGCGGCCGCCTGGAGCTCGTCGTGGAGCTCGCCGAGCACGCCCGCCGCCTCCT contains:
- a CDS encoding SGNH/GDSL hydrolase family protein, translating into MSRRAKAIAAILAAVALAAIAALLLLPRSAAPDPSGTPTATAARTASTSAPDDAPLAVFIGDSYTVGTATPISGAGFPAMLGELRGWRVQNLAIAGTGYSTGRADGACASSGCQSYIGVLPRAVDADPDILVVSGGRNDLQRAHVEAAVTAFYAEVRRQLPDVRLIVTSPLWDDSPTPDALLALRERVAAAAENAGAEYLDLGDLFLDRPDLIASDDLHPNEEGLALIARRIDELLAR
- a CDS encoding histone-like nucleoid-structuring protein Lsr2, with product MAKKTMVQLVDDISGDAIGDGEGRTVRFAFDGADYEIDLTNSHIEEFSNALEDYVRASRRVSGRRKTNAPAGRSGGSGSSGETAAIREWAESQGLKVATRGRIPADIVDRYNNR